The region ATCACATGGCTGAATTTACATTAGATTGTCTGGGAGAGGCGTGTCCGGTCCCGCTTATGAAAACGGAAAAGAAGATCAGTGAGTTATCGGTTGGAGACGTATTGATCGTATCCATTGATCATAGCTGTGCAATGAAAAATGTTCCTGAGTGGGCAAGAAAGCAGGGACATAACGTAGAAATCGAAGAAGTGGATGATGGAGAATGGGAAATTGTCATTGAAAAGACG is a window of [Clostridium] saccharolyticum WM1 DNA encoding:
- a CDS encoding sulfurtransferase TusA family protein, whose amino-acid sequence is MAEFTLDCLGEACPVPLMKTEKKISELSVGDVLIVSIDHSCAMKNVPEWARKQGHNVEIEEVDDGEWEIVIEKTK